From the genome of Scleropages formosus chromosome 22, fSclFor1.1, whole genome shotgun sequence:
TCTCTTGTGCAGCCTCACCCCTCCTCTTTAACAGTCTGACTTCCATTTGGTTTGTGCCTCTGCTCCCCTCCGTTTTGGAAGTTTATCAGCAGGAAGTGTGAAATTGTTTCATTCAATGCTACATTTGTGTGCCATGTTGGAGAAGACTTGCTTCTTGAAGATTTGTGTCCCTGCTGCAGTTCCTCTACCACGATGTTAATGGTTAAGTGTGGTGGCCTTTAAACCAAACACAAGCCTCTGACTTATTCTCaccaacaaaataaatttttctgatgtattttttaaaatataaatgtagtctCTGCAGGTATCTGGCTGTATGACTCATGGGGCAGTTTTTGAAGAGCACTGCCTGCTGCTTGTGGACTTTGTCCCTTGTGTGTCTAGCTGATGTCTGCGCCACTCAAATCTGACTGTGTAACCTGCTTTTCCGAAACACTTGCGTCCCTATTCCACACAAGAAAATGTGCCCAGGATGCCGGTAGCATGACCTGCTCCACAGGAGCCAGTGAGTccttgtgtgtcagtgtgtaacTTCCCACCTCTGCTCCAAGACATGAGTAGGATGTGTAAATTCACACCAGCACATGACGTGGGTCTTCTTGCCTTTTTCCTCTGTCAGTATGTCTTTGGGGGTAAATAATTTGTCACATGAGCCCTCAAGATGGTTCACATTGACTCCTCTCCTTCCATCACACCCTGAAcgaataaaactaataaaagcaGCAGGTCAGACAAACAGCCTTCATAGGGCAGGGTGTTGACTGGGCTTCAGCGgttttgagtgagagagggagctcattccaccacatgggaGTCCAAACTGGTGCTCAGTGTGGGCTTAAACACTGAGCTACACTTCATTCAGTGTCACTCATATCAGTGTAGATACACCTTGATATGCCAGGAAGAGTAATACTATACATCAGAAAAGATGGCTATTTAAGATCCCTGCGTTTAGTGCATGTTGTCTATGTGTTCGTTGGACCGACAGAAGTCAGTGACTTACAGTTAAACAGCTGATCAAAATGACGGGTGTGTTTGGTTTATGTTGGAAGTTGGTTCTATGTCAAAAAATCAAAACCAGTTTTCAGATGCATTTCATGGCATTGCTGAAGTGAGACGAGCCAGTCGTGCTGAAAGttcagtttaaagaaaaacaaacacaaaaaaaaaaaaaaaaaaaaacccaactttATCTGTGTGCCTTTGAGTACTTAATCTGAGAGAAATCGTGTGGGTCGTGATGGATGGGAAATGGAGGGGGACGAACAGTTTGCTGGTGACCAAAAGGGGTTTCCACTCTCGCTTGCCCTTTGTAAGGGTGGTGCCTTTTTTTTGGGAGGATGTTTTTGGACCCCTTGAAAGAACATCTCTTCTGCCCCACACAGTGTACGAACGACGAACGTGGGGGCACCACAGGGTGGGCTACATGTTAAAGGTTGCACCAGGAATATGAGAGATTTACCCTTTCTGCTGATGGTCGTTCTTTTCCTCTTGTCTCCACTTACTGTATGGTAATTGACTTGTTTGAGAATAAAAActttaagaaaattacattttatgccCCCACCCCTGGGCCCACACAAGGTGGTTTTGCTGGCACCCCGATTGTCACTATCACTGTCCTCCTCTCTGAAACTTTGGGCACTTTGGGTCGACAGGCCTTGGTGATCTGGAAGGCCTGCTGGCTCAGAAGAGCATGAAGTGTCCATGGTAAAGGAACCCTGTGAAGGACAACATCACACTCCATTAACTGTGgcacaaaaaaatgttctgtggGTAGTGGGGGTGCCTGGTGTGGGACAGTCAGACTCTGACAGGGGTCTTTACTCTCCCACAGTATGGGAATCATCCCAGTGAGGTACGTACCCCAAATCTGCTCAGTAACACCTTAGCATAGCAGCTGCACTCAGTGCGAGTAAAGGACTTGGATGGAACCCTGGGTAAATAGACAGGAAGGGGTTTATAGCTGTGCCCGGCCTGCTGAGTGTGTGTCGCCTCCTCGGTCACGGTCATCTCAAGAGGTCCCCTGCTAAATGTTCCTCCTTGTGTTTGTATGAACGTACTGCAGTGTTACTTCGTTACTAGGTCCAGAGGCTGTTTCAGCAGGTTGAGCCTGATTCTAATGCAGTTTGGATAGTTGTGTTAGTTGGTAGAAATTGGTGTTCTCATAGGGCCCATAGCCCCAAAACCTGTCCCGGGCACCAAGAGTTAGAGATGTCTCCTCCTGATCCTCTGTTGTGTGTCCTGGAGGATGTTTCCAAGTTATGTTTTAAACCTCTTATGCTCTGCATGGCCTCACACTGTATAGCTCCTTTACATGTGTTTGCTTCCATCACCCCACATGCATTCTTTGCCACTTTTGTTCCTTCTCATATGTCCCTCGTTCTCCTTCCGTCTAACCCCTTCTTTGGCACTCCCCTGTCTGACTGTGGCTGCCAGACTCTCCAGCCTCTTATCTCATGCCCACCCTGCTTTGTGCTTTCTTACTCAGGTCTTGCTTTTCATGTATACTGCCTGCTTTCCCATGCACTTTTACTGCACTTATTTGGTTCCTCCTCTCTAGTCCCGTTAAACTATTTCTTGGCGCTTGCTTTGAGAAAATGGAATGGGGGGTTGAGGATTACAGAAAACAATCTAACAGAACCATTCTCAATTTGATTATTGGTAATGCCAGGTCTGTTAACACAGTACCTTCCTTGCAAAGGGGTAAAAGTAGGGTGATTCCTCACACTCAGTGCATTCATCTCTTGGCTTTTTACTTGTCTTCAGAATGGTGACAGAGCCTCAGTCCTGCCCTTGCCAGCACCTGGGACTGATGTGTCACTAGCGTGCAGAAACACTCAAGATCAGTTGGGTGAATCTTGGCTGGGAACTGAGGGATGGCTTTAGGCTTTGTGATCTGCTGTCAGTAGTTTGTGCAGTTCAAACGTTCTCTTATTGTCAGCAGTGATGTGGGCTTTGTAACTTCCTGTCCAGTTTGTTGTTGCCCGCTTTGATCCATCTCGGACTGGTTAAGGACTCTGTCCTGCACTCTCGTGTTAGGATAACTGACAGTGCCTTTACCAGAGTTGAGCTCTAACCAGCTTGGTTTAATCTCTAACCAAGTCCGTCATTAATGTCAATGCCACATTTTTTGTCTCTGTCTATTGTCATGGGGGGCCATTGAAGGTACCCATGATACTGGTGGGCAACAAGTGTGACCTGGAAGAGGAACGAGTTGTGGGCAAGGAACAGGGCCAGAATCTGGCCCGACAGTGGAACCACTGTGCCTTTCTAGAGTCCTCGGCAAAATCAAAGATCAACGTTCTTGAGGTAAGTTCTCCCGAGTGTTTTAAGGCTGATTCCCTACAACATATGCAGTTCAGCAGTGTGATGTATATTGTCTGAATCAAGCTCTTGAGATGTACTGAATGCACAATTTCTTTACCATGATTTCTACATCATACCCTATAAGATCCATGAGATCTCAGGATGTCATATTGTCCAACAGCTGTTTGAAAGACAGATCTGAAATTGTAGCGTAGAAACCCTGTTTTAGGGAATGTCTGAGTTCAGGAGGTTGCTCAGCTGGAGAGTAGGAATTTCACCCACACAAAATGTAATTCTGCAAACAGCCTTGGTTTTGTAGTGAAACAACTCACTGCAGGTACTGTTTTGTCACAGATCTTCTATGACCTGGTTAGACAGATAAACAGGAAAACACCAGTGGAAAAGAAGAAGGCAAAAAAGAAATCTAACTGTATACTGCTCTAATTTTCCAGGTATGTGAGCAAAGATGAAATGAAACATGCTTCTTAcagaatgaaaattaaaatagctgcctgaagtttatttttattaattttatttggtaatatgaaattactttttctttaaatgcaaaatattttatatgctTATGGTCCAGTctcattttttgcagtttttacttTATGGTTTGGAGCAATACAATGTGGAGTTGATTCTATAGGCTGTCCATCTTTGAACAGGAAGTGGAGAAACTGTGCCCTCTGCTAGCTGCGCTGCCTGATGCCTTCTGTTCCCTCCATTGTTTAGTGgtgtttcttcttttgttgTAATGTTGCTTGTTAAATCCTACAAAAAGCTTTCATCTGTGAGGCATGTCCTTGGGGGAATTGCTCTGTTTGTTGCTCAGCTGCCCCTTTTTTGAAACAAAAGTGATATGTATTTGCCCCATTAATTTGATGGGTATTTTCACTAtggcaattcaaggtaaatgcaATAATGGTGTGTGGGGCTGAACATGTAGCCTTCAAGTTAAGGATCTTTGTTTTttgccactatgctgcctgaTGCTCCAGTAGGAAAAGTCTTAACTCATGTAGGTTTTTGAGACACACCTGTGCATAACCTGCCTTCGCCTGTGATCTTAGGATGCAGACAGTTTCTGTGTTGCCCAGACACAGGACAAGTTAGTCTACAGCTTTCTGTTCTCATTCTACCTCCAGCCGGTATAGGGCACTAGGCTGTTGGTAATCAGATTAAGGCTCTCAGCTTCCAGCATCTGCCTTTACAGCCTAGTGAAAGGAGTACTGCCAAGGGCAGtattggtgggggtggggtatGTTGAACAGAAGTTGGACTTTGGTCGTCTCAGTACCAGCACAGCCTATGTTAGGAAAAAGGGCTCACAGGGGGTTGCAATGTGCATGCAAATTGCCAGAGTGGCTGTAAAATGGCTGCAGTGTACCTGTGTGACTACAATCCCTGCTCTGATAAGGCTCTTCAGATGGTCCGAACAGGAGACAGAATTGCTGTTAGTCTACAAATAGATCACTCATCTCACTGACTTTGTTCCCAGCTATAGAATAGTggttatgtttgttttttcagtatgaCCCGATGAGATGTCAGCACTGTAGGAAGTGTACATTGTATGAGCTATGCGCTGTTGGCATGAATTCTTCTGAAATCATTCATTCAAACGGGGCAAAATTTGTTTCTGAGCTGCAAAAGCTTAACCCCCCAAAAAATACCAAATAACCTGtcacatattttaaacaatgtgAAAATTTAATTCGAAGCCATGTCTAGAACAGAGGAATGCTACCTAATGACgcaattaataatgtaataattccTGTAATGAgtcagctgctagtgtagtggttagagctacttcctttagacccaaaggttgcaggtttgaatctcaccagctgtagtaccctggagcaaggtagtttccctaaattgctccagtaaaaataacctagCTGTTCAAATGTGTAAGTCCTTGTAgttagattaacattgtaagttgctaaatgaatgaatgtaaatgtaagtcagagGCTATAAACCCCTGGAACTGCCTTTTCAACATCTTTTACCaccttgtttaaaatgtttgacaGATGCTGGATTTatgccacacacaaacacccagtACACATAATGAAAGTGAAATAGTGCCCCTCTCTCTGTGTTAAGTCCATCTGGGTACCTGTGTGCTGATTTTGCATTGTCAGTCACTGTACCTTAGTATCATGTCATGAAGAACAAAGGCTTGTGGAAATTCACACAAAatattattcaattcaatttattacTGCCCAGCACTGCTCAGGTTTGAAAGCCAGGAACTTGTTTGGGGGACAAGACACTGAGACAAATATGCAGCTTTTCCTTCCTATGCAAACAATGTCTAAattcactccttcagaacatttccccgcaactctcctccttcatctcttctgtcaataaaaaattattattattattttttatagagcgcccTTCTCATGCaatgacacagagtgctttaacacaggcataaagcaagaaaaacagatacaaagaagaGTCAaataatggctaccataatgaagaacttattatagagctataagtatatctactggccaccggggaaaggaacaaaaactcccaactgtaagttgagggagaaaaaacctctgggggtccacgggccagtggtagcccacacctcctgggcattctaaaaaataatttgtaagctagtgtttaacaagtaattataatgttggtgaatggcatcttggatccctgACTCGGCATGAAACGtttcgatcgtcacggcagatggacatcatcctctgtcagcatgggattcgtctgtcaccactggtcagcctcctcaggtcttacgtagcgaggtagtgctcaacgagaagataggacagagttagtaatttacttaaatttaaaatgcatttttgtaaaggtgataaaataaataaccaaggcaggttgaattacattacgaggtggaatgcccgAGTGAACATatgtcttaagtcgggatttgaaaacagaaatagacggggcatttctgacagtaactggtagactgttccacagtttaggtgctctataactaaaggtgcagcctcctactgaggtcttattgatcacaggtactttaaggtaacctgcatctaatgaacggagatatcgtcttGGGATATAAAGaataatgatctcacaaaggtaagtcggagcaatgccatgtattgccttataggtcaaaagcaggattttataatcaactctataagagaccggaagccaatgcaaggatttaagtaccggtgttatatggttgtacttcctagttctagtaacaattctcgcagcagcattttgtaccaactgtagcctggatacagtctggtatggacaacccgacaataaagcattacagtaatccagtctgcaggaaacaaaagcatgaaccagtttctcagaatctcgtctacaaaggaatcgccgcattttagctatgcttcttaattgaaggaagcacgacttagtcaaagcatttacatgcgatacaaatgacagctttccatccagcaggacacccaaatccttgacacaatcggtacACTTGacggtaataccatttgttgtaaagattgacgtgattgtgTTGAGAGTTTTAGCATCTCCACCCACCACaggtacctctgttttactggcatttagagataaaaaaaaaaaaaaaaaaattattcatccataattttatactggtaaaacaattagttaacgaCACCACGTGATGGATTATCAGGCTTGAGCGAtgcataaagctgtgtgtcatcagcataccaatggaaattaatattgtgcttgcgaatatcacccagtggtaacatataaagtgataaaagtaatggacccaacacggagccctgcagcacaccatactgaaccgtagtagagatggacggggtgctgtcgtcggctttcaatacaaattgttcacggttagctaaattacgagtcaaaccacttcagaacagtacctcttagtccaaccaggtttccaagtctactcagtaagatactatggtcaacagtatcaaatgcagcactcaagtcaagtaacataagaatagagatctgaccagcatcagaagaaatgagaatatcattaacaacatgtgtaagtgccgtttcagtgctgtgaccagtgcggaaaccagacagaaatttttcaaatatattatggtgataagatattttacaatttgggacaCTATGATTTTCTCTAGAATTTTGGATGAAAACTGTAAATTtgagatgggtctataattacatgggttattacagtccagatccgatttctttagtaggggtctaataacggcgattttaaggACTTTTGgaacagccatttagtaacgacatattaataatattaacaatagtttctgcaagcacggaaactgcaactttcagtaatttagtggggattgggtctaaaggacaggtagtacttttcatagagcgaattggcacggtaatttcttctacagttattacatcGAAGTTACTGAGAGAGTGTGGACAACTAATATCGTCAGAAGCACTgatgtttgctaaaaccgaactagaaggcactatggatttgcggatattcactaatttattattgaaaaatgacataaattcatcattagtaatggtagcagaaatacattgtttatctttgtgtttaccagtcaactcctcactctcctctagCTGTTTCctagctgccttcaaaaccgctttAATTTTACCTCTGTTTAAAAAATCCTCCCTgcaccccaatctggttgaaaattacagacctgtctctttctcctctccttcctgtccaaaaccctttgAGTGGGggagcctgtgatcaactgtccaaTTTCCTCACctagaaccatctccttgatggttatcagtctggtttcaaagttggtcactccactgagaccgcccttctggcggtatctgatgctttccaagctgctagagctgcctccctctccttggtcctcatcctcctcgatctgtctgcagcatttgacactgtaaatcaccggattctactctcctctcttaaccagcttgggatcaaaggtgcggcactaagatggtttgagtcctagctctctgacagatcctatcaagtggtcttgAGGAGCTCttgttctcctctgcctctctcaaccggtgtttcgcaaggctcggtattgggtcctcttttttttctccatctacacctcctccctcagtctggtcatagcctctcatggattcatataccactgctatgctgatgatacccagctcttcttctcctttccacctggtgcgtcagacatctccgcatgcattgctgcctgcctgtcggacatctcttcatggatgtatgatcaccaccttcaactcaacctctccaaaacagagattctttacctcccagctggcctgtcctcctgtcatgacctcTTGATCAAACcagacaactcactcatttcgcctagctcctttgctaagagtctgggagtaacgattgatgcgagtctgtcattctctcaacatattgaagccacaacccggtcctgcagatacatcctgcataatattcgtaggatccgtccctacctcactactgactccgcccaactacttg
Proteins encoded in this window:
- the LOC108930477 gene encoding ras-related protein Rap-1A-like isoform X2, with translation MLEILDTAGTEQFTAMRDLYMKNGQGFALVYSITAQSTFNDLQDLREQILRVKDTEDVPMILVGNKCDLEEERVVGKEQGQNLARQWNHCAFLESSAKSKINVLEIFYDLVRQINRKTPVEKKKAKKKSNCILL